The genomic stretch TGGCCTCTTTCCCAAAATCTTTTTCACCGCCGCGTGCTAGGGAATACGCTTCATCGATAAACATAATACCGCCCAATGCTTTTTTGATGTGGTCCCGCGTCTTTTGCGCCGTATGTCCAATGTACTCCCCGACCAGATCGGCGCGTTCCACTTCGACCAGATGTCCTTTGGACAGCACGCCCATCTCGCGCAGAAGTTTTGCGAGAATGCGGGCGACCGTCGTCTTTCCCGTGCCCGGGTTCCCTTTGAAAATCATATGCAACACGATCGGCTCCGTGGCTAGTTTCGCTTGGGCGCGCTTTTGTTGGATTTGCACAAATGCATAGATCTCCTTGACCAACGTCTTCACTTGCTTCAGGCCGATCATCGAGTCTAGCTCGTTCAAAATTTGCTGAAAGCGCTGCATCTCTGACTGCGTCGAACGGTTCCCTTCTCTGCGCACCGCAGGAGGGCTCCCCGATCCGTACAGCCGTCTTAGTGCTTCGTTCAGCGCCACCTCCCCGTTGCGGTACTGATCGATCACATCCACTCCATCCCGCTGGTTCGGCGGCTTCTGACCGCTCCTCAACACGTTGTTTCCACCTCACTTTGACAAGAGTGTTGTATAGCCTATGTGGCTCTTGCGGGATGGGTGAATGTCTACGGTCACTCTATCCAACGTAAAAAAGCCGGAACTGATTTCCGGCTTGCTGAAATTTCTTGTAATCGTCCTGATCAAAAGGCAGTTTAAGTGATCGATGCAGTCTTATAATTATTGATTTCAAGTACAGCTCGATTGAATGGCGATACAAATACTGAACAGGCATGGGGATGTACGTTGTTCCAAAATTACCCATCTCTTCTGCATACTCCTTTGATTGAAACAAGAAGTCTGCGGTTTTTTGGAAAGTGTCTGCAGTCGCTGCAAAACCATTATCAATATGATCTGTTGGTGGCAAAAAAAACTCATTCAAAGTATCATCTCCCCTTTTAGGCTTGCACTTCGCAAATATGCACCGGACACCTTGTGCAGCGACTCGGAAAGAAATAAAAATGCCCTGTAGTTAGAAAGGGCGGCTCGGCCGAGTAACGACTTTCACCATTCCGTGTGATGTCAAGCCATCGTGATCTTAACTAATCTGCTCCATTTTCAACTCGGTTTCGTGGTTACACTTCGGGCATTTCCCTGATACTTTGTAACGAGTAGCTTTATTTGGCACTGGCAAATTTGCGGCCAAAACAACGGCTCGAACGGTTTGAAGTCACATCGATCGTCCGCGCGTCGCCCTGATAGCCCGGCATCATCACATCGACGATCGCCAGATGCACGCGCTCCTCCTCCAGCAGCCGCGACGCCGCCGCTCCATCCTCCGCCGGAAGCACGCGATAGCCTTCTTTTTGCAGATAAAAACCAACCAA from Tumebacillus algifaecis encodes the following:
- a CDS encoding response regulator, with protein sequence MRLAILIADDDPHLRTLVGFYLQKEGYRVLPAEDGAAASRLLEEERVHLAIVDVMMPGYQGDARTIDVTSNRSSRCFGRKFASAK
- the spoVK gene encoding stage V sporulation protein K, with product MDQYRNGEVALNEALRRLYGSGSPPAVRREGNRSTQSEMQRFQQILNELDSMIGLKQVKTLVKEIYAFVQIQQKRAQAKLATEPIVLHMIFKGNPGTGKTTVARILAKLLREMGVLSKGHLVEVERADLVGEYIGHTAQKTRDHIKKALGGIMFIDEAYSLARGGEKDFGKEAIDTMVKGLEDHKNDVVIILAGYGHEMDLFLRTNPGLPSRFPIVVNFEDYSESELMQIADTMLRKREYKLSSEASSRLRTFLRNSATSGQRNFSNARMVRNVIEKAVRLQAVRLLEASSPTRDELMKIEPDDLVLGEGLRHEELSRDWEHHRR